One genomic window of Streptomyces sp. NBC_01498 includes the following:
- a CDS encoding GNAT family N-acetyltransferase — protein MEIRRATTVGELVAAQHLYDGPARREWAERFLAAPGHLLLIAYADGIPAGFVSGIEMLHPDKGVEMCLYELAVDEPYRRRGIGRGLVDALAAVARERGCYDMWVGVDTDNEPALATYRSAGARDEGHFAMLTWEFPKV, from the coding sequence ATGGAGATCCGCCGGGCGACGACGGTGGGCGAACTCGTCGCCGCGCAGCATCTGTACGACGGTCCGGCCCGGCGGGAGTGGGCGGAGCGTTTTCTGGCCGCGCCGGGGCATCTGCTGCTGATCGCCTATGCCGACGGAATCCCGGCCGGATTCGTCTCCGGAATCGAGATGCTGCATCCGGACAAGGGTGTGGAGATGTGCTTGTACGAACTGGCGGTGGACGAGCCGTACCGCCGGCGTGGCATCGGGCGGGGGCTGGTCGACGCGCTGGCGGCGGTCGCGCGCGAGCGCGGCTGCTACGACATGTGGGTGGGTGTGGACACCGACAACGAACCGGCGCTGGCGACCTACCGGTCGGCCGGGGCCCGGGACGAGGGGCACTTCGCCATGCTGACCTGGGAGTTCCCGAAGGTGTAG